One genomic segment of Kogia breviceps isolate mKogBre1 chromosome 11, mKogBre1 haplotype 1, whole genome shotgun sequence includes these proteins:
- the MPV17 gene encoding protein Mpv17 isoform X1 — protein MALWRAYQRALTAHPWKVQVLTAGSLMGLGDVISQQLVERRGLQAHKTGRTLTMVSLGCGFVGPVVGGWYRVLDRLIPGTTKVDALKKMLLDQGGFAPCFLGCFLSLVGTLNGLSAQDNWAKLQQDYPDALITNYYLWPAVQLANFYVVPLHYREDLAPQSLSPSHLGSLPLMACLQGQCYSLG, from the exons ATGGCACTTTGGCGGGCATACCAGCGGGCTCTGACTGCTCACCCGTGGAAAGTACAGGTCCTGACAGCTG gGTCTCTGATGGGCCTGGGTGATGTTATCTCACAGCAGCTGGTGGAGAGGCGAGGTCTGCAGGCACACAAGACTGGCCGGACCCTGACCATGGTCTCCCTGGGCTGTGGCTTTGTG GGCCCTGTAGTAGGAGGCTGGTACAGGGTTTTGGACCGGCTCATCCCTGGCACCACCAAGGTGGACGCACTAAAGAAGATGCTGTTGGATCAG GGGGGCTTTGCCCCATGCTTTCTGGGCTGTTTCCTCTCACTGGTAGGGACACTCAATGGACTGTCAGCCCAGGACAATTGGGCCAAACTCCAGCAG GATTATCCTGATGCTCTCATCACCAACTACTAT CTCTGGCCTGCTGTGCAGTTAGCCAACTTCTACGTGGTCCCTCTTCATTACAG GGAGGATCTTGCTCCACAGTCCTTGTCTCCATCCCACCTGGGCTCTCTACCTTTGATGGCATGTCTGCAGGGGCAGTGCTACAGCCTAGGTTAG
- the MPV17 gene encoding protein Mpv17 isoform X4 → MALWRAYQRALTAHPWKVQVLTAGSLMGLGDVISQQLVERRGLQAHKTGRTLTMVSLGCGFVGPVVGGWYRVLDRLIPGTTKVDALKKMLLDQGGFAPCFLGCFLSLVGTLNGLSAQDNWAKLQQLWPAVQLANFYVVPLHYRLAVVQCVAVIWNSYLSWKAHRL, encoded by the exons ATGGCACTTTGGCGGGCATACCAGCGGGCTCTGACTGCTCACCCGTGGAAAGTACAGGTCCTGACAGCTG gGTCTCTGATGGGCCTGGGTGATGTTATCTCACAGCAGCTGGTGGAGAGGCGAGGTCTGCAGGCACACAAGACTGGCCGGACCCTGACCATGGTCTCCCTGGGCTGTGGCTTTGTG GGCCCTGTAGTAGGAGGCTGGTACAGGGTTTTGGACCGGCTCATCCCTGGCACCACCAAGGTGGACGCACTAAAGAAGATGCTGTTGGATCAG GGGGGCTTTGCCCCATGCTTTCTGGGCTGTTTCCTCTCACTGGTAGGGACACTCAATGGACTGTCAGCCCAGGACAATTGGGCCAAACTCCAGCAG CTCTGGCCTGCTGTGCAGTTAGCCAACTTCTACGTGGTCCCTCTTCATTACAG GTTGGCTGTCGTCCAGTGTGTTGCCGTTATCTGGAACTCCTACCTGTCCTGGAAGGCACATCGGCTCTAA
- the UCN gene encoding urocortin, whose product MRPAGRAALLAALLLLAQLRPGSSQWSPEAAAAGVQDPSLRWSPGTRSHGGGARALLLLLAERFPRRAGQGRWRSAIPGERPRRDDPPLSIDLTFHLLRTLLELARTQSQRERAEQNRIIFDSVGK is encoded by the coding sequence ATGAGGCCGGCGGGACGCGCGGCGCTGCTGGCGGCGCTGCTGCTCCTGGCACAGCTGCGCCCGGGGAGCAGCCAGTGGAgcccggaggcggcggcggccggggTCCAGGACCCAAGTCTGCGCTGGAGCCCCGGGACACGGAGCCACGGCGGCGGGGCCCGCGCGCTCCTCTTGCTGCTGGCGGAGCGCTTCCCGCGCCGCGCGGGGCAGGGCCGATGGAGATCCGCGATCCCGGGCGAGCGGCCGCGACGGGACGACCCTCCGCTGTCCATTGACCTCACCTTCCACCTGCTACGGACCCTGCTGGAGCTGGCGCGGACGCAGAGCCAGAGGGAGCGCGCCGAGCAGAACCGCATCATATTCGACTCGGTGGGCAAGTGA
- the MPV17 gene encoding protein Mpv17 isoform X2, whose translation MALWRAYQRALTAHPWKVQVLTAGSLMGLGDVISQQLVERRGLQAHKTGRTLTMVSLGCGFVGPVVGGWYRVLDRLIPGTTKVDALKKMLLDQGGFAPCFLGCFLSLVGTLNGLSAQDNWAKLQQDYPDALITNYYLWPAVQLANFYVVPLHYRLAVVQCVAVIWNSYLSWKAHRL comes from the exons ATGGCACTTTGGCGGGCATACCAGCGGGCTCTGACTGCTCACCCGTGGAAAGTACAGGTCCTGACAGCTG gGTCTCTGATGGGCCTGGGTGATGTTATCTCACAGCAGCTGGTGGAGAGGCGAGGTCTGCAGGCACACAAGACTGGCCGGACCCTGACCATGGTCTCCCTGGGCTGTGGCTTTGTG GGCCCTGTAGTAGGAGGCTGGTACAGGGTTTTGGACCGGCTCATCCCTGGCACCACCAAGGTGGACGCACTAAAGAAGATGCTGTTGGATCAG GGGGGCTTTGCCCCATGCTTTCTGGGCTGTTTCCTCTCACTGGTAGGGACACTCAATGGACTGTCAGCCCAGGACAATTGGGCCAAACTCCAGCAG GATTATCCTGATGCTCTCATCACCAACTACTAT CTCTGGCCTGCTGTGCAGTTAGCCAACTTCTACGTGGTCCCTCTTCATTACAG GTTGGCTGTCGTCCAGTGTGTTGCCGTTATCTGGAACTCCTACCTGTCCTGGAAGGCACATCGGCTCTAA
- the MPV17 gene encoding protein Mpv17 isoform X3 codes for MALWRAYQRALTAHPWKVQVLTAGSLMGLGDVISQQLVERRGLQAHKTGRTLTMVSLGCGFVGPVVGGWYRVLDRLIPGTTKVDALKKMLLDQGGFAPCFLGCFLSLVGTLNGLSAQDNWAKLQQLWPAVQLANFYVVPLHYREDLAPQSLSPSHLGSLPLMACLQGQCYSLG; via the exons ATGGCACTTTGGCGGGCATACCAGCGGGCTCTGACTGCTCACCCGTGGAAAGTACAGGTCCTGACAGCTG gGTCTCTGATGGGCCTGGGTGATGTTATCTCACAGCAGCTGGTGGAGAGGCGAGGTCTGCAGGCACACAAGACTGGCCGGACCCTGACCATGGTCTCCCTGGGCTGTGGCTTTGTG GGCCCTGTAGTAGGAGGCTGGTACAGGGTTTTGGACCGGCTCATCCCTGGCACCACCAAGGTGGACGCACTAAAGAAGATGCTGTTGGATCAG GGGGGCTTTGCCCCATGCTTTCTGGGCTGTTTCCTCTCACTGGTAGGGACACTCAATGGACTGTCAGCCCAGGACAATTGGGCCAAACTCCAGCAG CTCTGGCCTGCTGTGCAGTTAGCCAACTTCTACGTGGTCCCTCTTCATTACAG GGAGGATCTTGCTCCACAGTCCTTGTCTCCATCCCACCTGGGCTCTCTACCTTTGATGGCATGTCTGCAGGGGCAGTGCTACAGCCTAGGTTAG